In the Helianthus annuus cultivar XRQ/B chromosome 11, HanXRQr2.0-SUNRISE, whole genome shotgun sequence genome, one interval contains:
- the LOC110888844 gene encoding uncharacterized protein LOC110888844 has protein sequence MDENSVTFLNNLDWRSKLFTIKVNVLRLWIRVNPKREVKTLGIEMVVMDEQGTRMQATVWSKFMKKHEILLNEHERCYIYKSQLSVIKSNLKHLEKEHAISLNFDTSVKKCENFYGSVYGIRLASFESIKAGEVNVKYRLDFIGYVDEWSEPEVTKMKIRKDSKYMNMQLLDEEGIKLKCTLWDEYCDQIFGYIQSHKEEVHVVLLVQFGSFNKYKGLLRRYVKQRLMLCELIVHGTMMSVDDKDDWYYLGCDECNRKVETTFVIEED, from the exons ATGGATGAAAACAGTGTTACTTTCTTAAACAATCTTGATTGGAGATCCAAGCTGTTTACCATCAAGGTCAATGTGTTAAGACTTTGGATTCGTGTGAATCCAAAGAGAGAAGTAAAAACCCTTGGTATTGAGATGGTGGTCATGGATGAGCAG GGGACCCGGATGCAGGCTACTGTTTGGAGCAAGTTTATgaaaaaacatgaaattttgcttAATGAACATGAGCGTTGTTACATATATAAATCTCAACTTTCTGTCATTAAGTCAAATTTAAAACACTTAGAGAAGGAACATGCTATTAGCTTAAACTTTGATACATCGGTTAAAAAGTGTGAGAACTTTTATGGAAGTGTATATGGTATTCGGTTAGCATCGTTTGAGTCCATAAAAGCCGGTGAAGTCAATGTCAAGTATCGACTTG attttattggCTATGTAGATGAGTGGTCTGAACCAGAAGTGACCAAAATGAAGATAAGAAAAGATAGCAAATACATGAACATGCAATTGCTGGATGAAGA GGGAATCAAGTTAAAGTGCACTTTATGGGATGAGTATTGCGATCAGATATTTGGTTACATTCAGAGTCATAAAGAAGAAGTTCATGTTGTTCTGCTTGTGCAGTTTGGTAGTTTCAACAAGTATAAAG GTTTGTTGAGAAGATATGTAAAACAGCGTCTAATG CTATGTGAGCTCATAGTTCATGGTACGATGATGAGTGTGGATGATAAAGATGATTGGTACTACCTTGGTTGTGATGAGTGCAATCGGAAGGTGGAGACAACATTTGTCATTGAGGAAGATTGA